The following proteins come from a genomic window of Spirochaetota bacterium:
- a CDS encoding NlpC/P60 family protein produces MKNILTTLSIIFAAICAAALLSAQALAPAQVRANILATAHKLLGVGYVMGGSSEAGFDCSGYVKYVYEKNGIRLPRTAPAQYLKGAKIPIEKARPADLVFFDVYKQGVSHVGIYLGDMKFIHAPSPGGRVSIAVIDQYYWKDKLVGAAAFLEEPAPQKDPKKP; encoded by the coding sequence GTGAAAAATATCCTTACTACCCTTTCGATAATTTTCGCGGCCATCTGCGCAGCGGCGCTTCTCTCCGCACAGGCGCTCGCCCCCGCCCAGGTTCGGGCAAATATCCTCGCGACGGCGCACAAGCTTTTAGGCGTCGGCTATGTCATGGGAGGGTCCTCGGAGGCAGGCTTCGACTGTTCCGGATACGTGAAGTACGTGTACGAGAAGAACGGCATAAGGCTTCCCCGCACCGCGCCCGCCCAGTACCTGAAGGGCGCGAAGATCCCCATCGAGAAAGCAAGGCCCGCCGACCTCGTGTTCTTCGACGTATACAAACAGGGCGTCTCGCACGTGGGCATCTACCTGGGCGACATGAAATTTATCCACGCCCCCAGCCCCGGGGGCAGGGTATCCATCGCGGTCATCGACCAGTACTACTGGAAGGATAAGCTCGTGGGCGCGGCTGCCTTCCTGGAAGAGCCGGCCCCTCAAAAAGACCCGAAAAAACCCTAA
- a CDS encoding NADP-dependent oxidoreductase: MQRETNRRILLVKRPRGMPDGSCFTLDESPLPRPEKGQVLVRTKYISVDPYMRGRMTEKKSYLPPFALNEAMSGGVVGEVVESLSPILAPGDFVLGFLPWQEYVVALDTSLQKLDPARAPVSTALGVLGLTGLTAYFGMIDIGRPAPGETVVVSGAAGAVGIIAGQIAKIKGCRAVGIAGSDDKTRYLTDRLGYDAAINYKTVPNLEKALASACPKGVDIYFDNVGGTISDAVLSQINNNARIPLCGLISSYNDEAESTGPRIQRLLLTRTALMKGFLVFQYADRYEQATAELAAWVREDKLKYSETIVEGLENAPRAFMELFEGKNLGKMLVKVS; encoded by the coding sequence ATGCAGCGGGAAACCAACAGGCGCATTCTCCTTGTGAAACGGCCCCGGGGAATGCCCGACGGCAGCTGTTTCACGCTTGACGAATCCCCCCTGCCGCGGCCGGAAAAGGGCCAGGTGCTGGTTCGTACCAAATATATTTCCGTCGATCCCTATATGAGGGGAAGGATGACCGAGAAGAAATCCTATCTTCCGCCCTTCGCGCTGAACGAAGCGATGAGCGGAGGGGTCGTGGGCGAGGTGGTCGAATCCCTTTCCCCGATCCTCGCCCCGGGAGATTTTGTATTGGGATTTCTCCCCTGGCAGGAGTACGTCGTCGCACTGGACACATCCCTGCAAAAGCTCGACCCTGCCCGGGCGCCGGTCAGCACGGCCCTCGGGGTGCTGGGCCTCACCGGGCTCACCGCGTATTTCGGTATGATCGACATCGGCAGGCCCGCGCCCGGGGAAACCGTCGTGGTATCGGGCGCGGCCGGCGCCGTGGGGATTATCGCGGGTCAGATCGCGAAAATAAAAGGATGCCGCGCCGTCGGCATCGCCGGGTCCGACGACAAGACCAGGTATCTCACCGACAGGCTCGGCTATGACGCCGCGATTAATTACAAGACCGTTCCGAACCTGGAAAAAGCCCTGGCATCCGCATGTCCCAAAGGCGTAGACATTTACTTTGACAATGTCGGCGGTACTATTTCCGATGCAGTGCTTTCGCAGATAAACAACAATGCCCGGATTCCCCTGTGCGGCCTGATCTCGTCCTATAATGATGAAGCCGAATCCACGGGACCGCGCATCCAGAGGCTCCTTCTCACTCGCACCGCGCTGATGAAAGGCTTTCTCGTTTTCCAGTACGCCGACAGGTACGAACAGGCGACTGCAGAGCTCGCGGCCTGGGTCAGGGAAGATAAATTGAAATATTCGGAAACCATAGTCGAAGGGCTGGAAAACGCGCCGCGGGCTTTCATGGAATTATTCGAGGGGAAAAACCTGGGGAAGATGCTGGTGAAGGTGAGTTGA
- a CDS encoding thioredoxin yields MGIYRKRETSRLCICALILIALAGAGVHCSKEASDNAPGKKAEQEQPVAEKTATGKVVLHFFYGKECTHCNRIKPDIESLSESYPGLEVLKYEVWHDAANQELLVSTLEGKKRVEVPGKSGTSQGVPTTIVGDEYYVGSDMGVIRGMAVRGLRKAKAGQG; encoded by the coding sequence ATGGGAATATACCGCAAGCGCGAAACCTCCAGGCTGTGTATCTGCGCCCTGATTCTTATCGCGCTGGCCGGTGCGGGCGTCCATTGTTCAAAGGAAGCTTCGGATAATGCCCCCGGAAAGAAGGCGGAACAGGAGCAGCCGGTGGCGGAAAAAACCGCGACGGGCAAGGTCGTGCTTCATTTCTTCTACGGGAAGGAATGCACCCACTGCAACAGGATCAAGCCGGATATCGAATCCCTCTCCGAAAGCTACCCCGGGCTGGAAGTGCTAAAATACGAGGTATGGCATGACGCGGCCAACCAGGAACTGCTGGTGAGCACGCTGGAGGGCAAAAAACGGGTCGAAGTGCCGGGGAAGAGCGGCACCTCGCAGGGCGTGCCCACCACCATCGTGGGTGACGAATACTACGTGGGATCGGATATGGGCGTAATCCGGGGCATGGCGGTGCGGGGACTCAGGAAGGCGAAAGCGGGGCAGGGTTGA
- a CDS encoding protein-tyrosine-phosphatase encodes METEHMGMKTGFVRGILAGIGILIACAALPAKSEPPVRPAAWAQPIVREGLPNFHRVSDALYRGAQPETKGFLELQGQGIRTIVNLRSFHSDAMMITGLGMSYEHIYMKAWHPEDEDIVRFLKMATDPARTPVFVHCMHGADRTGLLCAIYRVAVQGWTKDEAIREMTEGGFGYHEVWTNIIKYLGGLDIDSLKKRAGL; translated from the coding sequence ATGGAGACGGAGCATATGGGTATGAAAACAGGTTTCGTTCGGGGAATTCTTGCGGGGATCGGGATACTCATCGCCTGCGCCGCGCTCCCCGCGAAAAGCGAGCCGCCGGTCCGCCCGGCCGCGTGGGCACAGCCCATTGTCCGGGAAGGGCTTCCCAATTTCCACAGGGTAAGCGATGCACTGTACCGCGGCGCACAGCCGGAGACGAAAGGCTTCCTGGAGCTGCAGGGACAGGGCATCAGGACGATCGTGAACCTGCGCTCCTTCCACTCGGACGCGATGATGATCACGGGACTCGGCATGTCCTACGAGCACATCTACATGAAGGCCTGGCATCCCGAGGACGAGGACATCGTGCGCTTCCTGAAAATGGCGACCGACCCCGCGCGCACCCCCGTCTTCGTCCACTGCATGCACGGCGCGGATCGCACGGGACTCTTGTGCGCGATCTACCGCGTCGCGGTCCAGGGCTGGACGAAGGACGAGGCGATCCGCGAGATGACGGAGGGCGGTTTCGGATACCACGAGGTATGGACGAATATAATCAAGTATCTCGGGGGGCTCGATATCGACTCCCTGAAAAAGAGGGCCGGGCTGTGA
- a CDS encoding type II toxin-antitoxin system Phd/YefM family antitoxin, with protein MIEPQIIKENGKPKAVIIDYKEYLKLKELQEEKGDYRDGIKSLRTTKKLHKLDDVSRRLGIDKK; from the coding sequence ATGATTGAACCACAGATAATAAAAGAAAACGGGAAACCGAAAGCGGTGATTATTGACTACAAGGAATACCTGAAGTTGAAGGAACTCCAGGAGGAAAAAGGAGACTACAGGGATGGAATAAAATCGCTGCGGACGACGAAAAAACTGCATAAGCTTGATGATGTATCCAGGCGATTGGGGATAGATAAAAAATAG
- a CDS encoding 5,10-methylenetetrahydrofolate reductase translates to MEGAGCADTHVRPGVMRGAMIVTSKKDPQQVKAYAGNAKRLVIIGCSECAAVCRTGGSEQVKEMAELFADREVLATISIESPCDKRITARDLKRIDEEIAGADAVIALTCGSGVQAIAEVTGREIIAALDTHFLGMVERLGKFYERCSHCGSCILNDTAGICPVTRCPKSMRNGPCEGIQDTKCEVFTDRECVWHTIYEKLKERGQLERFTVYHEPVDWSKCMSPREELWERS, encoded by the coding sequence ATGGAAGGGGCGGGCTGCGCCGATACGCATGTCCGGCCGGGAGTGATGCGAGGCGCCATGATCGTAACGAGCAAAAAGGATCCGCAGCAGGTGAAGGCGTACGCCGGAAACGCGAAGCGCCTCGTGATAATAGGCTGCTCCGAGTGCGCGGCCGTGTGCCGGACGGGCGGTTCCGAGCAGGTGAAGGAAATGGCCGAACTTTTCGCCGACCGCGAGGTGCTCGCCACCATCTCGATCGAGTCCCCCTGCGACAAGCGGATCACCGCGCGCGACCTCAAGCGCATCGACGAGGAGATCGCCGGTGCGGACGCCGTCATCGCGCTCACCTGCGGGAGCGGCGTACAGGCCATCGCCGAGGTGACGGGCCGCGAGATTATCGCCGCGCTCGACACCCACTTCCTGGGCATGGTGGAGCGGCTGGGAAAATTCTACGAGCGCTGTTCGCACTGCGGGAGCTGCATCCTGAACGATACGGCGGGAATCTGCCCCGTCACCCGCTGTCCCAAGTCCATGCGCAACGGCCCCTGCGAGGGAATCCAGGACACGAAATGCGAGGTCTTCACGGACCGCGAGTGCGTATGGCACACGATCTACGAAAAGCTCAAAGAGCGCGGACAGCTGGAACGCTTCACTGTTTACCACGAGCCGGTCGACTGGTCGAAATGCATGAGTCCGCGGGAGGAACTATGGGAGCGCAGTTAG
- the xth gene encoding exodeoxyribonuclease III has translation MKIITLNCNGLRSASSKGFYEWMHKQKADVICLQETRLTDDHVKDAAFHPEGYHAFYMCAQKKGYSGVALYTKEKPDKVIYGLDWKEMDDEARYIEARFGKLCVVSVYVPSGTSGDERQAVKYAFMDRFMEFLMKLRRSRREYVLCGDWNIAHRNIDIRNWRSNQKNSGFLPEERAWMDRLYGDAGFVDAFRVVNQEADQYTWWSNRGRARENNVGWRIDYQVITPGLTDKVVSASVYKEKWFSDHAPLVMEYGV, from the coding sequence ATGAAAATAATCACGCTCAACTGCAATGGGCTGCGCTCCGCCTCGTCGAAGGGCTTTTATGAATGGATGCATAAACAGAAGGCGGACGTAATCTGCCTGCAGGAGACGCGTCTCACGGACGACCATGTGAAAGACGCCGCCTTCCATCCCGAGGGCTACCACGCCTTCTACATGTGCGCACAAAAGAAGGGCTACAGCGGCGTCGCGCTCTACACGAAAGAAAAGCCCGACAAGGTGATTTACGGTCTCGACTGGAAGGAGATGGACGACGAGGCCCGCTACATCGAGGCGCGCTTCGGGAAGCTCTGCGTCGTATCGGTCTACGTGCCCTCGGGTACGAGCGGCGACGAGCGGCAGGCCGTGAAGTACGCGTTCATGGACCGGTTCATGGAATTTTTAATGAAGCTGCGCCGGTCGCGCCGGGAATACGTCCTGTGCGGAGACTGGAACATCGCCCACAGGAATATCGACATCCGGAACTGGAGGAGCAACCAGAAGAACTCGGGCTTCCTGCCGGAGGAGCGTGCGTGGATGGACCGGCTCTATGGGGACGCGGGTTTCGTGGACGCCTTCCGCGTCGTCAACCAGGAGGCCGACCAATACACCTGGTGGTCGAACCGCGGCCGCGCGCGGGAGAACAACGTGGGGTGGCGGATAGACTATCAGGTGATCACGCCGGGACTAACTGACAAAGTCGTTTCCGCGTCGGTGTACAAAGAGAAATGGTTCTCGGACCATGCGCCGCTTGTTATGGAGTACGGGGTATAG
- a CDS encoding endoflagellar filament sheath protein: MKGEAKSIILAVLVSGLVLLLGVGNVSVHAQDAAKTDTAGKTERKQVTGLVTDWLNDFEASEDWRANSTCPLGDTKIRKIPGKPRPVNEKGEMVNDKGDPGEFPGELQDENGNTHKNDFVLGVKTYYLERGYDRVEVSPPNEYIIRGKAKEIKVWALGRKFRHTLFVKLRDYRGNLYKLKVGRLDFWGWREMSVVVPGWLPQSASYAMLDKNLHFVSFFVESDQYEMPGTFYFYLDNLRVVTDMSEFTGDQSIKDTW; the protein is encoded by the coding sequence ATGAAAGGGGAGGCCAAGTCGATTATATTGGCGGTTCTGGTCAGCGGTCTCGTGCTGCTGCTTGGTGTCGGCAATGTAAGTGTACATGCGCAGGATGCGGCGAAAACCGACACGGCGGGCAAGACCGAGAGAAAGCAGGTGACCGGCCTTGTTACGGACTGGTTGAACGATTTCGAGGCGTCCGAGGATTGGAGGGCGAATTCCACATGCCCGCTGGGTGATACAAAAATCCGCAAGATACCCGGCAAACCCCGCCCGGTGAACGAGAAGGGCGAGATGGTGAATGACAAAGGCGATCCGGGCGAATTCCCCGGAGAACTGCAGGACGAAAACGGCAATACCCATAAAAACGATTTCGTTCTTGGCGTGAAGACCTATTATCTCGAGCGCGGGTACGACCGTGTCGAGGTGTCCCCGCCAAATGAATATATTATCCGCGGCAAGGCCAAGGAGATCAAGGTATGGGCTCTGGGGCGTAAATTCCGCCATACCCTGTTCGTGAAACTCCGGGACTACCGGGGAAACCTCTACAAACTGAAGGTCGGAAGACTCGATTTCTGGGGCTGGAGGGAGATGTCCGTCGTCGTTCCTGGATGGCTTCCGCAGTCGGCGAGCTATGCCATGCTCGACAAGAACCTCCACTTCGTCTCTTTCTTCGTGGAGAGCGACCAGTACGAAATGCCCGGCACTTTCTACTTCTACCTGGATAACCTGAGGGTGGTTACCGACATGTCTGAATTTACCGGCGACCAGTCTATCAAGGATACCTGGTAA
- a CDS encoding type II toxin-antitoxin system RelE/ParE family toxin, whose amino-acid sequence MEVQLTDKAVKQLEKIAVDNKADAARIVEKTGGFAGNPRRKHDVKKLKGQFEELFRLRVGDYRVIFTIQEDIMIVVGIKRRQGAYND is encoded by the coding sequence GTGGAAGTACAATTAACGGACAAGGCCGTAAAGCAACTCGAGAAAATTGCGGTGGACAACAAAGCCGATGCCGCCCGGATTGTTGAAAAGACCGGAGGTTTTGCCGGCAATCCGAGGCGAAAGCATGATGTTAAAAAACTTAAAGGCCAATTTGAAGAGCTGTTCCGGCTTAGGGTGGGCGACTACCGCGTTATTTTCACCATACAAGAAGACATAATGATCGTCGTCGGCATCAAGCGTCGCCAGGGGGCATATAATGATTGA
- a CDS encoding carboxymuconolactone decarboxylase family protein, translating to MDMQDRYQRGWEKLKEVDGEAGERVIEGLKDIAPDFARLLIEFPFGDIYSRPGLDLKSREIAVVAALTALGNAAPQLRVHIHGALNVGCTRKEVVEVIMQMAVYAGFPAALNGLYAAKEVFKERDESGKS from the coding sequence ATGGATATGCAGGATAGATATCAACGTGGCTGGGAAAAGCTCAAGGAAGTGGACGGGGAAGCAGGTGAAAGGGTAATTGAAGGTCTAAAAGATATCGCACCGGACTTTGCCCGCTTGCTGATCGAATTTCCATTCGGGGACATCTACTCGCGTCCCGGCCTTGACCTCAAGTCGCGCGAAATTGCGGTCGTTGCCGCATTGACGGCGCTCGGCAATGCCGCACCACAATTGAGGGTTCATATTCATGGAGCGCTCAATGTCGGCTGTACCCGGAAGGAGGTCGTCGAGGTTATCATGCAAATGGCCGTGTATGCCGGATTCCCGGCGGCGCTCAATGGGCTTTATGCGGCGAAGGAGGTTTTCAAGGAGAGAGACGAATCGGGGAAAAGTTAA
- a CDS encoding Fic family protein, with amino-acid sequence MKRIKTGNWLTIKSGRESYQAFLPDPLPPRPPLEINPMLQDHMDQALISLGRLDSVAMLLPDAVIFLYTYIRKEAVLSSQIEGTQSSLSDLLLFEMDGVPGVPLDDVRESLNYVKALNHGLERLKSDFPLSLRLIKEMHAELLKKGRGAENDPGEFRTSQNWIGGTRPGNARYVPPPPDQVVKCMGDLELFLHDKPQRMPVLIKAALSHVQFESIHPFLDGNGRLGRLLITLLLCHEKILKDPMLYLSLYFKTHRDAYYEILQKVRTEGDWESWLEFFFTAVKETADLSVATARRLSKMAEDDRRTIQTVGRAAGSILRVHHSLLQNPIISIPRACESTGLMPNTVKASLDHLVRLGLVREVTGKRRNRLFAYVSYINILNEGT; translated from the coding sequence ATGAAACGTATAAAAACAGGCAATTGGCTCACTATTAAAAGCGGCAGGGAATCCTACCAGGCTTTTCTTCCGGACCCTTTGCCTCCTCGCCCGCCGCTGGAAATAAACCCCATGCTTCAGGATCACATGGACCAGGCCCTGATCTCCCTGGGCCGTCTCGACAGTGTTGCAATGCTGTTGCCCGATGCGGTGATTTTCCTGTATACTTATATAAGGAAAGAGGCCGTGCTGTCCTCCCAGATCGAGGGCACGCAATCCTCGCTGTCCGATCTGCTGCTCTTCGAAATGGATGGCGTGCCGGGCGTACCCCTTGACGATGTCAGGGAATCGCTCAATTATGTAAAGGCCTTGAACCATGGACTGGAACGGCTGAAATCGGATTTCCCGCTGTCCCTGCGTCTTATAAAAGAGATGCACGCGGAGCTCTTAAAGAAAGGCAGAGGCGCGGAGAATGATCCCGGGGAATTCCGGACAAGTCAGAACTGGATCGGCGGAACGCGACCGGGAAATGCGCGCTATGTGCCGCCCCCTCCCGACCAAGTGGTAAAATGCATGGGCGACCTGGAATTGTTTCTTCACGACAAGCCACAACGGATGCCTGTTCTCATAAAGGCGGCACTCTCCCACGTTCAGTTCGAATCGATACACCCCTTCCTGGATGGGAACGGTCGACTTGGCAGACTGCTCATCACCCTTCTCCTGTGTCATGAGAAAATTCTCAAAGACCCCATGCTCTATTTAAGCCTATATTTCAAGACTCATCGGGATGCGTACTACGAAATTCTACAAAAGGTGAGGACAGAAGGCGACTGGGAGAGCTGGCTTGAATTTTTCTTCACGGCGGTAAAAGAAACCGCGGACCTGTCTGTGGCTACTGCCCGGCGCCTCTCAAAGATGGCCGAAGATGATCGCCGTACAATCCAGACGGTCGGCAGGGCGGCGGGTTCGATACTCCGGGTGCACCATTCGTTGTTGCAAAACCCGATCATCTCCATTCCCAGGGCGTGCGAATCGACCGGGCTAATGCCGAATACAGTCAAGGCCTCGCTCGATCACCTGGTTCGCCTGGGGCTTGTTCGGGAGGTGACCGGAAAAAGGAGGAACCGCCTGTTCGCGTATGTAAGCTATATTAATATTTTGAACGAGGGTACGTGA
- a CDS encoding CPBP family intramembrane metalloprotease: protein MGYTRVIMGFRVFAAAMTVYISMWLCAHDAFPLEVQPETDSPAIREVRPALPNPVIAGLYSLLFPGAGYYYSGDSFKGTLTAPLILPMTSYYYITTDTFTKKSIKANAYLISRDLYFYTVFDAYQEARENNPGYNSVLNIKHSTAFEMYTAPFQIDNYRIPSLILALPVYYLARDLSKKGVHHSITSKRLAYALPLIAAESVMIGVGEESLSRGFFFSAFSQATSSVALGNILQATDFGLRHTDMMASRGFNAFPYGVGTVAFYTRRIDIDREYVAKNSESANATDSQYFFSTFLFGLYNGLITGSRADGILTAIAIHSMWDMILITRDLLVTGTTGKIYLEIAVPYRF, encoded by the coding sequence ATGGGATACACGCGGGTGATTATGGGCTTTCGCGTTTTTGCAGCAGCTATGACGGTGTACATCTCGATGTGGTTGTGCGCGCATGATGCGTTTCCGCTGGAGGTGCAGCCGGAAACAGATTCACCGGCCATACGCGAAGTGAGACCCGCACTCCCGAATCCGGTGATCGCCGGTCTTTACTCCCTCCTTTTTCCAGGCGCCGGATATTATTACAGCGGCGACTCGTTCAAGGGCACGCTGACCGCTCCGCTGATTCTTCCGATGACATCATATTATTATATAACGACGGATACCTTTACAAAAAAATCCATCAAGGCAAACGCTTACCTTATATCCCGTGACCTGTATTTCTATACGGTATTCGACGCGTACCAGGAAGCGCGGGAGAACAATCCCGGTTATAATTCCGTTTTGAATATTAAGCACAGCACGGCGTTTGAAATGTACACCGCTCCTTTCCAGATCGATAATTACAGGATACCGTCGCTCATACTCGCGCTGCCCGTGTACTACCTGGCGCGCGATCTCTCTAAAAAAGGAGTGCACCATTCCATTACCTCAAAGCGATTGGCGTATGCGCTCCCCTTGATTGCCGCCGAATCGGTAATGATCGGCGTGGGCGAGGAATCGCTCAGCCGCGGTTTTTTCTTTTCCGCTTTTTCGCAGGCCACCAGCTCGGTTGCGCTGGGGAATATCCTCCAGGCAACGGATTTCGGCCTGCGGCATACGGATATGATGGCGTCACGCGGCTTCAACGCATTCCCCTACGGTGTGGGCACTGTCGCATTTTATACCCGCAGAATCGATATCGACAGGGAATATGTCGCTAAAAATTCAGAAAGCGCGAATGCCACGGACTCGCAATACTTTTTCAGTACCTTTTTATTCGGATTGTACAATGGATTGATTACCGGGAGCAGGGCGGATGGAATCCTGACCGCGATCGCGATCCATTCGATGTGGGACATGATCCTGATTACGCGCGATCTTCTCGTAACCGGCACGACGGGGAAAATCTACCTGGAGATAGCGGTGCCGTACCGGTTTTGA
- a CDS encoding thiol peroxidase has translation MERTGITTFKGAPVTLAGNEVKVGDMAPDFTALNIDLGPVKLSSFRGQVVILSVVPSLDTKVCELQTKRFNEEASKLRAKILTISMDLPFAQRRFCDSFKIDNVTTLSDFKDREFGQKYGMTVKELGLLARGVIVVDKEGKISYIQIVKEVGTEPDYAPVLAEAKRLGA, from the coding sequence ATGGAACGTACGGGAATAACTACTTTCAAAGGCGCCCCGGTCACGCTGGCCGGAAACGAGGTAAAGGTGGGCGATATGGCGCCCGATTTCACCGCACTCAATATCGACCTGGGACCGGTGAAGCTCTCTTCTTTCAGGGGACAGGTGGTCATACTGAGCGTGGTGCCTTCGCTCGACACGAAGGTGTGCGAGCTGCAAACCAAACGCTTCAACGAAGAGGCGTCCAAGCTCCGCGCGAAAATTCTCACGATCTCGATGGATCTCCCCTTCGCCCAGCGGCGGTTCTGCGATTCTTTCAAGATCGACAACGTCACCACGCTCTCCGACTTCAAGGACCGGGAATTCGGTCAGAAATACGGCATGACCGTCAAGGAGCTCGGCCTGCTCGCGCGCGGCGTGATCGTCGTCGACAAGGAAGGGAAAATTTCCTACATCCAGATCGTGAAGGAGGTGGGTACGGAGCCCGATTACGCCCCGGTGCTGGCGGAGGCGAAACGGCTGGGGGCCTGA